The following DNA comes from Amycolatopsis albispora.
AGCCGGCGGCCGCGACCGGGTCGCGATCCTGGACGGCGTCTTCCAGGCGTCACCGACGATAGGCACCTCGGCTGGTGCCCGGCTCGGTTCTCACTCGGCTCCGATGAGTTTCGCGCGGCCCGCCGGTCTCTTCTTCGTGAGAAGGCAGGCCGAGCGAACGGAGTCACTGATGAGCGAGCCGAAGGGCCAGTACGTCACGGAGTTCAGCGAACCGGGCAGCGAGGTGGTGCCGTGGGCGGAAGTCGAAGCGGTGCTGCGTGACGCCGAGATGTTCTGGTTGTCCACCGTCCGCCGCGACGGGCGCCCGCACGTGGTGCCGCTGCCCGCCATGTGGCTCGACGGCAGGCTGCACTTCTGCACCGGCGCGCACGAGCAGAAGGCCCGCAACCTCGAAGCGAACCCGCGTTGCGCGCTCACCACCGGCACGAACTCCTACCGCTCCGGCCTCGACGTGATCGTCGAAGGCACCGCGGCCCGGATCGGCGACGAGGCGACGCTGACCCGGCTCGCCCGGATGTGGGCCGACAAGCTCGACTGGCCGTTCGAGGTGGTCGACGGCCAGTTCAGCGACCCTGGCAACAACGACCACCGCGCGCCGGTCTACGCGGTGACTCCAGCCAAGGTGCTCGCCTTCGGCAAGGCGCCGTACCGCCAGATCCGGTACACGTTCTGAGCGCGAAAGGGCAGTTCTCGCGTGCGATGCTGTGCGCGTGGAGTACGTGTCCAGAGTGCCGCGACCGCCGCTGGACGGGCTGATCGACGACCTCTACTACCTGGCGGGCGCGCCGCCGTACGCCCGGCTGACGTTGCCGCCTGCGCCGTCGGCGTTGCTCATCGTCAATCTCGGCGCGCCGTTCCGCATCCGCACCGGAACCGGCACCGCGGAGTACGCCGACGGCTGCGTGATCACCATGCCCACCCGTGCGTACGAGTTCAGCTACCCGCCCCGGACCCGGTCCGTCGGCGTGCACTTCAAGCCGTGGGGACCGGCGCCGTTCCTGCCGATGCCCGCGGCCGAGCTGTGTGACCGCCCGGTGACGGTGGAGCAGGTTTGGGGCCGTCCCGCCGTTGCCGAGCTGCGGGACCGGCTGGCCACGGCGGCCGGACCGCACGAGATGCTGACGCTGCTCGAAGACGAGCTGGTGCGACGGCTGTCCGAGACCACCGGCCTCGGGCTGGTCCGCCACACGAGCAGCGTCATCGCGGCGACCGGCGGGGCGGTGACGATCGGCGACCTGGGCGTGGCGGCCGGTGTCAGCAGCACCCACCTGGCACAGCGGTTCAAGCAGCTGATCGGCATCACGCCGAAGCGGCTGGCCCGCACCTACCGTTTCACCACCACGGTGTTCGCGATCGACCCCACCGGTCCGGTCGACTGGGGCGAGCTCGCCAGTCGCGCGGGTTACTTCGACCAAGCCCACTTCGGCCACGAGTTCCGCGCGTTCACCGGGCTCACGCCGACCCGGTACCTCGAAGTCCGGCGGCGGTTCCAACGCGAACACCCCGGCCACACGCTGGACGGCTGGCCGCTGCCCGCCGATTGATTTTTTACAAGAGCGACCGCGCACGAGACGCTAGTTTGGGGCACCCCGAAAGCAGAGGAGAGCCCCGTGGGCAAGGTGGTCATGTACAGCTCGGTGTCGGTGGACGGTTTCATCGCGGACGAGAATGACCAGCCCGGACCGCTGTTCGAGTGGCTGGTCAGCGGTGACGTGCCGTTGGACGGGAGCGGCGAGGTGAAGGTGTCGCGGGCGTCCTACGACTACACGCGGTCGTACTGGGACCAGATCGGGGCGACCATCGCCGGGCGCCACGTCTTCGACCTGACGGACGGCTGGGACGGGAAGCCGCCCGCCGGGGTCGATCACGTGGTTGTCGTGACGCACCGGCCGGCACCCGAGGGCTGGGACCCCGAAGCGCCGTTCCACTTCGTCGACGGCGTCGAGGCAGCCGTGGCCAAGGCGCAGGAACTGGCCGGTGACCGCATCGTCGAGGTCGCCGCCGGCGACGTCGGTGGCCAGGCGCTGGCCGCGGGCCTGGTCGACGAGGTGCGCATGGACGTGGTGCCCGTGGTGCTCGGGTCCGGCAAGCGCTACTTCGGGCCGGTCGACGCGCAGCACCTGCTGGAGGACCCGGACGTGCTTCAGGGCGACCGGGTCCTCCACCTGCGTTACCGGGTGCGCCGCTGACCGCACGGGCCTGAGCGCCCTACAGCTTCGGCTTCGGCCGGTTCGGGTTCTCCCAGAGCAGGTCGTTCGTGCCCAGCGGGACGAACTGTTTGGTGTTCTGGTCGAACACCACGTCGTGCACGAAGATCCGATCCACGTTCGGGTTGTGACGCAGGATCGGGAACTCTGTCATGTCGAAGACGTTGTCCGTGCGCCGCGCGATGCCGTCGGTCGGGTTCTCCGGGATCGGCCCGTCCTTGCCCGGCTGTACCAGGATGGCGTGCACGTCACCCTTGGCGTTGCGCGCGAAGGCCGCCGAGGCGTCGTCCCAGATCGGCTTGTTGAACTCGCCCTCGTCCTTCCAGTTCGGCATGGTGATCTTGTTGCTGTCCAGCTTCGCTTCGAGCGTGGTGCCGTCGTTGCGGCGCGCGGTGTCGTTCGCCGTGTCCATCACCGAGTTCCAGTTGCCGTCTTTGTCGTGGCGGCCGCCGGACCAGAACCAGGCCCCGTTCGGATCGGTGTTCAGCAGGTCCTTCAGCTGCGGGCTCAGCTTGTAGTAGTCCTCCTCGCTGAGGTTGCGCAGGTCGATGCCCTTGCCGTCGCCCGGCTTGCCGTCCGGTTTGGGCTGCGGCTGGTCGATGTGCCCGGCGTCGTTGCCCGTGCCGTCGCGGTTGGGCGCGCCGCTCGAACCACCGCACTTGCCCGTGCCCGCGAGGCCGAGCGGGTCGGCGGCGAGCAGCGGGCTCGCGACGTAGGCCACCGGATTCGGCGCGGGCCGCAGGCCGAGCGGGTCCTGGCTGAGGTATCGGGCCGCGGTCGGGTCGTAGTAGCGGTAGACGTTGTAGTGCAGGCCGCTTTCGTCGTCGTGGTACTGGCCGGGGAACCGCAGCGGTGTCGAGGCCGCCGAAACCGACGGCTGCGCGATGCCCCACACGCTCGTGCGTGCTTCCCAGGCGACCCCGTTGTCGCTGAGCAGTTCCGTCGGCGTGCCGATGGCGTTGGTGACGATGGGGTAGAACCGCGTTTCGTGCGCGGGCCAGGCGTATTCGGCCTGGGCCACCGCGCGCCCGTCGAGCGGGTTGCGTTCCCAGGTGAGCACCGCCTTCGACCCGTCGTGGCGCTGGGTCAGCTGCTCGACCAGCTCGGGTCCGCTCCAGACGAACCGGATCTCGTCCGCCATCACCGGCACCCCGCCGTCCCCGGCGACCCATCGCTGCTTGGCGAACCGCCTGCCGAGCGGGTCGTACAGATAGGTCCAGCGGGTGCCGTCCGGTGCGGTCAGGCCGGTCATCCGGTCGAGCGGGTCCCAGGAGAACCGCCAGACGGACCCGGCGGTGTGGCGGGAGACCACGCGGCCCTGACCGTCGCTGGTGTAGTCGGACCACGGAGTGGTGGCGCTCGTGAGGTTCCCGCAGGCGTCGTAGGCGTACCGCTCGACCCCGGCTGGTGCCGACGCCTCGGTGACGCGGCCCGCTGCGTCGAGCCGGAAGCGCTGCGTGCCGGTCGCGGAGTCGTCGATGCCGACGACCTGCCCGTCGGCCCGGTAGTGGTACCGGCGCCGCTTGACCACCTGGCCACCGGCGGAGAGCACCTGCTCGGCCAGCTGGTCCTGCTCGTCGAACGACTGGTGCAGCACCGGCACCCCGTCGAGACGGCGTTCGATTTCCCGGCCGGCCGTGTCGTAGCCGAACCGCAGCTCGCGCCCGGCGGTTTGCAGCAGCACGGGCAGGCCGCCCTCGAAGAACCAGCTGCTGTCGGCCCCGCTCGGCGTACGCCGGTGCACGGCGTTCTCGTCGTAGTCCCAGCTGACCCCGAGCCCGTTGACCGATTCGGCGATCACGCGCCCGTGTTCGTCGCGGACGATGGTCAGCACGGAGTCCTGGTTGGTGGCGCGCTCCAGCTGGCCGAGCGCGTCGTAGGCGTACGTGGTGGTGCCGGTGGCCGTGCGCCGCTCGACGACGTTGCCGAGCTGGTCGTAGCGGTACTCGGTGACCTCGCCGAGCGCGTTCGTCATGCGGACAAGTTGCCCGGCGGCGTCGTAGGCGTAGCTCAGGCGACGGCCGTCGAAGTCCTCCTCGGCGACCAGGCGGCCCGCCGGATCGTAGGTGTAGCGCCAGGTCCGCCCGGCCGGATTGGTCACCGCGGTCAGCCGCAGTTCACCGTCGTAGGCGTAGGTCGTGCGGCCACCGGACGGATCGATTTCCGCCACGGGCAGGCCGAACGGGCCGTAACTGCGCCGGGTCACCTGACCGGCGGCACCCCGGTGCTCGATGGCGTTGCCCTCGGCGTCGAAGTGCCAGGTCTCGTGGCGGCCGAGCGGGCCGGTGCGGACCGAGCGGTTGCCCTCGACCGTCCACCCGAGACGGACAGCCGCACCGGACGCGGTCCGCGTGACCCGCGGGCGGCCGAACAGGTCGCGTTCGGCGGGGTCGCCGCCGACGGCCGGGTGCACGGCTGCTTCGTCGAGCGGGCTGGACAGTCCGTCCGCGCGGAACGGCTGGGCGATCCCCGCGGGCGCGGTGAACAGGTCGGGTGCTTCGCTCGCCGCGTATTCGCGCCGGGAGCCGTCGGCTTCGAGTGACACGGCACCGTCCGCCGCGGCCGAAACCCGGACGACGGACCCGTCGGGACGGGTGATCTCCGCGAGTTCGCCGTCGTCGGTGTAGGTGTAGCGGGTGATCCGGCCGAGTTCGTCGGTACGGGAGAGCATCCGGTCGTAGGCGTCCCAGGTGAACCGGCGGGTGTTCCCGAGCGGGTCGGTCTCCTCGACCAGCTGACCGGCCGCGTTGAACCGGTACTCGCTGTGGTGGCCGAGCGCGTCGGTGTACCGGGTGACGCGGTTTTCGGTGTCGTAGCTGAACCGGCCGTCGTAGAAGCCGTCGGCGCCGACGGTCTGCACGCAGCGGCCCGACCGGTCGTAGACGTACCGGTACCAGGTGCCGGTCCGGTCCTGCCAGCCGGACAGGCGCCCGGCCGGGTCGTAGTCGAAGGTCATCGGGCGGCCGGAGGAGTTGATCACCTGCGCCAGGTGCCCGGCGTTGTCGTAGCCGAACTTCACCACCGGCACAACGGTTCCGGCGCCCACCGCTTCCATGCCGACGATCCGCCCGCGCGACGAGGTGAACCGCACCTCGTGCCCGTCGGCACGCCGGAGCACGCTCGGCGCCCCGGTCGCGGCGTACTCGATGGTGACCCGCGGCGCGTTCTCGTATTCGACCGCGGTCAGCGGCAGCACACCCGCGCTCTGGCCGGGCGCGGTGGTGAACACCAGGGTCCGCCGGGCGGTCCGGTCGTCGAGATGGAAGCCGTCGCCGGTGCGGTGCAGCGGCCAGCGCGGCCCCTCGGCCGGGAGCACCGGCTCACCGGCGGCGGGCAGCGGGTAGACCAGGATCATGCCGTCGGCGGAGTAGTAGCTGATCCGGTCCGCGCCGACCTCGACGCGCTGGTCCACAGTGGAGGCCCACGACGGGCCGAACCAGCGGCCGTCCCGGTAGGACGACACGTGCGTCCGCTCCAGCACCAGGTCCGGACTGCCCGCGATGGTCAGGTCGGCCTGCGTCATCACCACGCTGCCGGTGGCGATGTCCACCGGGTCGGACTTGCAGTTCCGGTTGTCGGCCTCGACGGACCGGTCGCGTGAACCACCCGGCTGCCCGCCGCCTCCCGGCGACCTCGTGGTCGGGGGCGGCGGGCTGGGCGTGGGCGACGGGGTGGGCGCCGGGCTCGGCTCCGGATCCGGCGATTTGGACGTCGGTGGTGGCGGCGGCGTGTTCGACGGCGGCGGTGTGGGGTCGGGCTTGGCACTGCTGGCGGTGGTGCCCCCGCCACCACCGTTGTTGCCGCCGCCTCCGCCGTTGCTGTCCCCACCGCCGGAGCGCACGGTTTCGGGCTTGTCGACCTTGCCGCCCTTGATGTTCTTCAGCGCCTGGGACGCCTCACCGAAGGAGTCGGTCAGCTTCTTCAACAACGGCGACAGCTTGCGGATCGCGTCCACCAGCTTCTTGGTGATGTCGGCGATCTTCGCCGCGGTCTTGGCGACCGCCGCGACCACCTGCGGCACCACCCACGCCAACCCGATCCCGAGGGTGAACAACACCTGCAACGCCCAGCTGATCAGATGCCCGACCAACTCCGCGATGATGTCGCGCACCAGCGACCGCACCGCACCGACAACCTCGCCCGCGGTGCCGATGCCGCTGGAGGCACCCTCGGCCGCCGACTGCGCCCCACTGATCAACGTCGCCGTATCAGCACCCCGCGTCCGGTACGCATCCCCGGCCGGGCCGATCCAGGACGCGGTGTCCTCCTCGATCATCTTCGCCAGGTCGGCGCTGATCGAGGACAGCTCGGTGCCGACGTTCTTCCACGTCTCCGAATGCGCCTTGATCTCATCCGGGTTCCCGGTCAGCGCGTCCAGCGCATCCGACAACGGCCCGACATGCTCCATCAACCAGCCAACCCCGGCCGCCAGGATCGACCCGAACGGATCCATCGCCATGCCCAGCGCATCCAGCGCGGCGCCGGCGGCACCGAGCACCCCGGCTGCCCAGTCACCGCTCTGGATCGCCTTGCTGGTCTCGTCGATCGACTCCAGGATCGGAACGCCGGAAATCGCGGTGGTCGAGTCCTGCACCTCGGCGATCAGGGGATTGGCCATGGTGGTAGTCAAAGCAACCCGGCTGACCTGGACAACTTCGTGCCCCGGCCGGTGCCCGACCGGCCGCCGGACGTTGCCCGTTCACCCATCCGCCGAGTCCTCCCGCTCGCGGTCGCGGAGGTACCGGGTGTGGTCGGCCTGCTGGTTCAGCTCGGCCGAGTAGAACCGCTCGGCCAGCTTTTCGGCGCGCCCGCGGAGCAGGCCGAGCTGGGTGAGCAGTTCGTCACCGGCGCTGTTCGCCTGGCCAGCCAGTCGTTTCGCCGCCACCCACCATGGCAGGTTCAGATAGGTCTCCACCGACTGCGGCAGATCGGTGCGCGCGAGCGTGGTCACCGCGTGCAGCAAGTCGGGGTCCGCGCGGAGGCCCTGCGGCCGGGCGAACAGTCCATCGAGGATCTCCGCCACCTGCCGGACCGTCTCCACCGCCCCCGGCGGCATCCGCCCGGACTGCTCGGAAACCTTGCGCACCAACGTTTCCAGCTCGGTGCGCAACTGCCCGGCCTCGGCGGCGGCGTCCGGTACCAAGTGGACCTTCTCCGGCGGTGCGAGCAGCGCCCCCGCGGCGTACAGGCCCGCGACGACCAGCGGCCAGACCGAACCGACCACCCCGGTCAGGTACAGCACCAGCCCGAGCAGCCCGCCCACGCAACCGGCGAGGTTCTTCGTCGAGCCGAGGTAACGGATCATTGGTACCCGCGGATTTCCTGGAACACCTTGCCCAGATCGGCGTCGCGCGCGTCGAACACCTTGCCGCCGGTGAGCGTGGCGACGCGGTTCATCTGGTCGGCGTTGCTCTCTCCGAACAGGACGGTGAACACCGGTACGCCACGCACGTTCTCGGGCATGCCGGGCAGCGCCGCCTCGAACGCGCCCGCGTCGGAGCCGTCCGTGTTCGCGCCGTCGGTCA
Coding sequences within:
- a CDS encoding helix-turn-helix domain-containing protein yields the protein MPRPPLDGLIDDLYYLAGAPPYARLTLPPAPSALLIVNLGAPFRIRTGTGTAEYADGCVITMPTRAYEFSYPPRTRSVGVHFKPWGPAPFLPMPAAELCDRPVTVEQVWGRPAVAELRDRLATAAGPHEMLTLLEDELVRRLSETTGLGLVRHTSSVIAATGGAVTIGDLGVAAGVSSTHLAQRFKQLIGITPKRLARTYRFTTTVFAIDPTGPVDWGELASRAGYFDQAHFGHEFRAFTGLTPTRYLEVRRRFQREHPGHTLDGWPLPAD
- a CDS encoding pyridoxamine 5'-phosphate oxidase family protein — its product is MSEPKGQYVTEFSEPGSEVVPWAEVEAVLRDAEMFWLSTVRRDGRPHVVPLPAMWLDGRLHFCTGAHEQKARNLEANPRCALTTGTNSYRSGLDVIVEGTAARIGDEATLTRLARMWADKLDWPFEVVDGQFSDPGNNDHRAPVYAVTPAKVLAFGKAPYRQIRYTF
- a CDS encoding RHS repeat-associated core domain-containing protein, producing the protein MANPLIAEVQDSTTAISGVPILESIDETSKAIQSGDWAAGVLGAAGAALDALGMAMDPFGSILAAGVGWLMEHVGPLSDALDALTGNPDEIKAHSETWKNVGTELSSISADLAKMIEEDTASWIGPAGDAYRTRGADTATLISGAQSAAEGASSGIGTAGEVVGAVRSLVRDIIAELVGHLISWALQVLFTLGIGLAWVVPQVVAAVAKTAAKIADITKKLVDAIRKLSPLLKKLTDSFGEASQALKNIKGGKVDKPETVRSGGGDSNGGGGGNNGGGGGTTASSAKPDPTPPPSNTPPPPPTSKSPDPEPSPAPTPSPTPSPPPPTTRSPGGGGQPGGSRDRSVEADNRNCKSDPVDIATGSVVMTQADLTIAGSPDLVLERTHVSSYRDGRWFGPSWASTVDQRVEVGADRISYYSADGMILVYPLPAAGEPVLPAEGPRWPLHRTGDGFHLDDRTARRTLVFTTAPGQSAGVLPLTAVEYENAPRVTIEYAATGAPSVLRRADGHEVRFTSSRGRIVGMEAVGAGTVVPVVKFGYDNAGHLAQVINSSGRPMTFDYDPAGRLSGWQDRTGTWYRYVYDRSGRCVQTVGADGFYDGRFSYDTENRVTRYTDALGHHSEYRFNAAGQLVEETDPLGNTRRFTWDAYDRMLSRTDELGRITRYTYTDDGELAEITRPDGSVVRVSAAADGAVSLEADGSRREYAASEAPDLFTAPAGIAQPFRADGLSSPLDEAAVHPAVGGDPAERDLFGRPRVTRTASGAAVRLGWTVEGNRSVRTGPLGRHETWHFDAEGNAIEHRGAAGQVTRRSYGPFGLPVAEIDPSGGRTTYAYDGELRLTAVTNPAGRTWRYTYDPAGRLVAEEDFDGRRLSYAYDAAGQLVRMTNALGEVTEYRYDQLGNVVERRTATGTTTYAYDALGQLERATNQDSVLTIVRDEHGRVIAESVNGLGVSWDYDENAVHRRTPSGADSSWFFEGGLPVLLQTAGRELRFGYDTAGREIERRLDGVPVLHQSFDEQDQLAEQVLSAGGQVVKRRRYHYRADGQVVGIDDSATGTQRFRLDAAGRVTEASAPAGVERYAYDACGNLTSATTPWSDYTSDGQGRVVSRHTAGSVWRFSWDPLDRMTGLTAPDGTRWTYLYDPLGRRFAKQRWVAGDGGVPVMADEIRFVWSGPELVEQLTQRHDGSKAVLTWERNPLDGRAVAQAEYAWPAHETRFYPIVTNAIGTPTELLSDNGVAWEARTSVWGIAQPSVSAASTPLRFPGQYHDDESGLHYNVYRYYDPTAARYLSQDPLGLRPAPNPVAYVASPLLAADPLGLAGTGKCGGSSGAPNRDGTGNDAGHIDQPQPKPDGKPGDGKGIDLRNLSEEDYYKLSPQLKDLLNTDPNGAWFWSGGRHDKDGNWNSVMDTANDTARRNDGTTLEAKLDSNKITMPNWKDEGEFNKPIWDDASAAFARNAKGDVHAILVQPGKDGPIPENPTDGIARRTDNVFDMTEFPILRHNPNVDRIFVHDVVFDQNTKQFVPLGTNDLLWENPNRPKPKL
- a CDS encoding dihydrofolate reductase family protein produces the protein MGKVVMYSSVSVDGFIADENDQPGPLFEWLVSGDVPLDGSGEVKVSRASYDYTRSYWDQIGATIAGRHVFDLTDGWDGKPPAGVDHVVVVTHRPAPEGWDPEAPFHFVDGVEAAVAKAQELAGDRIVEVAAGDVGGQALAAGLVDEVRMDVVPVVLGSGKRYFGPVDAQHLLEDPDVLQGDRVLHLRYRVRR